From the genome of Leptolyngbya iicbica LK, one region includes:
- the folK gene encoding 2-amino-4-hydroxy-6-hydroxymethyldihydropteridine diphosphokinase yields MTVNSAIALGSNLGDSLAILQGAIAALDRHPNVSVTRCSSIYQTAPVGPPQPDYFNACALLATTLPPEALLQLLLAIEAQFGRVRRERWGARLLDLDLLLVESQQCQTSRLELPHPRMWERAFVMVPLAEIAPDWPHPATGQTVAEICATLSTDDIHRLPDVCVCVPPSSRGL; encoded by the coding sequence ATGACCGTCAACTCTGCGATCGCCCTCGGCAGCAACCTCGGGGATTCCTTAGCGATTTTGCAAGGGGCGATCGCAGCGCTAGATCGTCATCCCAATGTCTCGGTGACCCGCTGTTCCAGCATTTATCAAACCGCCCCGGTTGGCCCCCCTCAGCCAGATTATTTCAATGCCTGTGCGCTGCTGGCGACGACCCTGCCACCTGAGGCGCTGCTGCAATTGTTATTAGCGATCGAAGCGCAATTTGGGCGGGTGCGGCGAGAGCGTTGGGGCGCGCGCTTGTTAGATCTGGACTTGCTGCTGGTCGAAAGTCAGCAATGCCAAACCTCGCGGCTAGAATTGCCCCATCCCCGCATGTGGGAACGGGCCTTTGTGATGGTGCCCCTAGCTGAAATTGCGCCCGACTGGCCGCATCCCGCAACGGGGCAAACAGTGGCCGAGATTTGCGCCACCCTGTCGACCGACGACATTCACCGCCTCCCTGATGTCTGCGTGTGTGTCCCGCCCTCCTCTAGAGGACTGTGA
- the pyrE gene encoding orotate phosphoribosyltransferase, with amino-acid sequence MTLSNHPSTLALTTLPLPEVRDRLLDLFCEVAYQEGDFTLSSGQKSTYYINGKQVTLHPAGGVMMGRLLLDRIPPEVTAVAGLTLGADPMVSGVSIVGAYSDRPITPLIVRKEAKGHGTQAYIEGPTLPAGASVIVLEDVVTTGQSAWKAVERLRGAGYTVDTVLALVDRQQGGREFYESKGLKFEALFAIADLKAHYAKRQPSA; translated from the coding sequence ATGACTTTGAGCAATCACCCTTCGACTCTGGCCCTGACGACGTTGCCGCTGCCTGAGGTGCGCGATCGCCTACTCGATCTCTTTTGCGAGGTAGCTTATCAAGAAGGCGACTTCACCCTATCTTCGGGGCAAAAAAGCACGTACTACATCAATGGCAAGCAGGTCACGCTGCATCCCGCTGGCGGGGTCATGATGGGGCGGTTGTTGCTCGATCGCATTCCCCCTGAGGTGACGGCAGTGGCGGGGCTCACCCTGGGGGCCGACCCAATGGTCAGCGGCGTCAGCATCGTTGGCGCTTATAGCGATCGCCCCATTACCCCGCTCATTGTGCGTAAAGAAGCTAAAGGTCACGGGACTCAAGCCTATATCGAAGGACCAACCCTACCCGCTGGCGCGTCCGTCATTGTGCTGGAAGATGTGGTGACGACGGGACAATCGGCGTGGAAGGCGGTGGAACGGCTGCGGGGCGCTGGCTACACCGTCGATACTGTGCTGGCTCTGGTGGATCGCCAACAGGGTGGGCGGGAGTTTTATGAATCCAAGGGGCTGAAGTTTGAGGCGCTATTTGCGATCGCTGACCTGAAAGCCCACTATGCTAAACGGCAACCGTCGGCCTAA
- a CDS encoding NUDIX hydrolase, with product MPLGNEPPQLLKQRILIKGRKFNFEVNSLRLPNKAEGEWECIRHPGGALAIPVTAEGKLVLVRQYRFAVQGRLLEFPAGTVEMDETPLQTIQREIQEEVGYSANTWQSLGNFPLAPGYSDEFIYAFLATDLEKIDQPPAGDVDEDIEVVHLTPAEFAQAVANGEGVDAKSIASYMLAKGLLAESSS from the coding sequence ATGCCACTCGGTAACGAACCGCCCCAACTGCTCAAACAGCGTATTTTGATCAAGGGCCGCAAGTTTAATTTTGAAGTTAACAGCTTGCGTTTGCCCAACAAGGCCGAAGGCGAATGGGAATGCATTCGACATCCGGGCGGAGCATTGGCGATTCCCGTGACGGCAGAGGGCAAGTTGGTACTGGTGCGGCAGTATCGCTTTGCGGTGCAGGGTCGCCTGCTCGAATTTCCTGCTGGGACCGTCGAAATGGATGAAACGCCCCTGCAAACCATTCAACGAGAAATTCAGGAAGAAGTTGGCTATAGCGCCAATACCTGGCAATCTTTGGGTAACTTTCCGCTGGCACCGGGCTATTCCGATGAGTTTATCTATGCCTTTTTGGCCACCGATCTAGAAAAAATTGACCAGCCCCCTGCGGGTGATGTGGACGAAGACATTGAGGTGGTTCATCTCACGCCGGCTGAGTTTGCGCAGGCCGTGGCCAATGGTGAAGGCGTGGATGCGAAATCCATTGCCAGTTACATGCTGGCGAAAGGCTTACTGGCTGAATCATCTAGCTAG
- a CDS encoding EamA family transporter: protein MSVVHTLLAILAASLWGFTFVAIKVGLGEFPPLLFAALRFVVVAFPAIFFVPRTGIPWRWIVAVGLAMGAFQYGFLYVGMENGMPASLSSLVIQSQALFTLVFSTWVLQDVPRRQQWLGVGLALAGMGAIAVARSGHGSSLGLLLVIGAAASWAVGNICIKLAKVSNGFRLFVWMAVVPPLPLLGLSLRFETGQWTALRSLTPLGIGAILYTGLIASLLCFGFWAYLVQHYSPNRVAPFSLLVPIFGMAFSVSLLGDSLSRWEIMGSLLVFLGLCCTIMTPPHVPKLTEAIAEESPQLPDP, encoded by the coding sequence ATGAGTGTTGTCCACACGCTACTAGCGATTTTGGCGGCGTCGCTTTGGGGCTTTACCTTTGTCGCGATCAAGGTCGGACTGGGAGAATTTCCGCCCCTGCTGTTTGCTGCATTGCGCTTTGTCGTGGTGGCGTTTCCCGCCATTTTCTTTGTGCCGCGCACGGGCATCCCCTGGCGGTGGATTGTGGCCGTCGGACTCGCAATGGGCGCGTTTCAATACGGCTTTTTGTATGTCGGCATGGAAAATGGCATGCCCGCCAGCCTGTCGTCATTGGTCATTCAGTCCCAGGCGCTGTTTACCCTGGTGTTTTCGACCTGGGTGTTGCAGGATGTGCCGCGTCGCCAGCAATGGTTGGGGGTGGGGCTAGCGCTGGCAGGCATGGGGGCGATCGCCGTTGCTCGCAGCGGCCACGGGTCTTCCCTCGGCTTGCTCCTGGTGATTGGGGCAGCGGCGTCATGGGCCGTCGGCAATATCTGCATCAAACTCGCAAAAGTGAGCAATGGCTTTCGGCTCTTTGTGTGGATGGCGGTGGTGCCGCCCTTGCCGCTGCTGGGGCTGTCGCTGCGGTTTGAGACAGGGCAGTGGACAGCGTTGCGATCGCTCACGCCCCTCGGCATCGGGGCCATTTTGTATACGGGCTTAATTGCCTCGCTGCTGTGCTTTGGCTTTTGGGCTTACCTCGTCCAGCATTATTCACCCAATCGGGTCGCGCCCTTTTCCCTGCTGGTGCCGATTTTTGGCATGGCGTTTTCGGTATCCCTGCTGGGCGACAGCCTCAGCCGCTGGGAAATCATGGGTTCCCTACTCGTCTTCCTGGGCCTCTGCTGCACGATCATGACCCCGCCCCACGTCCCCAAGCTGACGGAGGCGATCGCCGAAGAATCCCCTCAGCTACCTGATCCGTAA
- a CDS encoding O-acetylhomoserine aminocarboxypropyltransferase/cysteine synthase family protein translates to MNAQYGLGTQCLHAGQEPDPTTLARAVPVYRTSSYVFKDTEHAANLFGLKELGNIYTRLMNPTHDVLEKRVAALEGGVAALALASGTSAIFYSIINICQAGDEIVSANTLYGGTYTMFKDILPTLGIKVNFVDPRNPENFRSAINDKCKLVFCETVSNPGLEVSDLEAIAAIAHEQGLPLVVDSTFTTPYLIRPLEHGADIVVHSLTKWLGGHGAGIGGIVVDSGKFDWTSGKFPLMSEPDASYHGLRFAHDLGPLAPLAYILRMRLVPLRNLGACIAPDNAWMFLQGIETLHLRMQRHCENAMAVAEFLTQHPKVEWVRYPGLETDKAHEVAKRYLKKGFGAMVVFGITGGADAGKTFIEKLNLFSHLANVGDAKSLAIHPASTTHSQLSEADLTSSGISPELVRLAIGIEDVDDIIDDLKQALAQV, encoded by the coding sequence ATGAACGCACAATATGGCCTTGGCACCCAATGTCTGCACGCAGGCCAGGAACCTGACCCCACGACCTTGGCCCGGGCGGTTCCCGTATATCGCACCAGCTCTTATGTCTTCAAGGATACAGAGCACGCCGCCAATCTGTTTGGCCTCAAGGAACTGGGCAACATCTATACGCGGTTGATGAACCCGACCCACGACGTGTTAGAAAAGCGGGTGGCGGCGTTGGAAGGGGGAGTCGCTGCCCTGGCTTTGGCATCCGGCACCAGTGCCATTTTCTACAGCATTATCAACATTTGCCAGGCGGGGGATGAGATTGTCTCTGCGAATACCCTGTACGGCGGCACCTACACCATGTTTAAGGACATTTTGCCGACCTTGGGCATTAAGGTGAATTTCGTCGATCCTCGGAATCCAGAGAACTTTCGCTCGGCAATTAATGACAAATGCAAGCTGGTGTTTTGCGAGACGGTGAGCAATCCGGGGCTAGAAGTGTCTGACCTGGAGGCGATCGCGGCGATCGCCCATGAGCAAGGCCTGCCCCTGGTGGTGGATAGCACCTTCACCACCCCTTATCTGATCCGCCCCCTAGAACATGGTGCCGATATTGTGGTGCACTCGTTGACGAAATGGCTCGGCGGCCACGGGGCCGGCATTGGGGGCATCGTTGTGGACTCCGGCAAATTTGACTGGACTTCGGGCAAGTTTCCCCTCATGAGCGAACCCGATGCCAGCTATCATGGGCTGCGTTTTGCCCACGATTTGGGGCCGCTGGCACCGCTGGCCTACATTCTCCGGATGCGGCTGGTGCCCTTGCGCAATCTGGGGGCCTGCATTGCTCCAGACAATGCCTGGATGTTTTTACAGGGCATTGAAACGCTGCATTTGCGGATGCAACGCCATTGTGAAAATGCCATGGCGGTGGCTGAATTTTTAACCCAGCATCCCAAGGTGGAGTGGGTGCGGTACCCCGGTTTAGAAACGGATAAAGCCCATGAAGTCGCCAAACGCTATCTGAAAAAAGGCTTTGGGGCAATGGTGGTCTTTGGCATTACCGGCGGGGCCGACGCGGGTAAAACCTTCATTGAAAAGTTAAACCTCTTTTCGCACCTGGCCAATGTGGGTGATGCCAAGAGTTTGGCCATTCATCCCGCCAGCACCACCCACTCCCAACTCTCAGAAGCCGATCTCACCAGCTCCGGCATTTCGCCTGAGCTGGTGCGCTTAGCCATTGGCATTGAGGATGTTGACGATATCATTGATGACTTAAAGCAGGCCCTGGCGCAGGTTTAA
- the metX gene encoding homoserine O-acetyltransferase MetX, protein MTIGSVTTQFFHLNEPFTLESGESLATLTLAYETYGLLNADASNAILVFHALTGSQHAAGVNLAVPGVAPLWTDECVTGWWDEFIGPGKALDTDLYCVICVNYLGSCYGSTGPRSINPQTGKSYGSQFPKISAADIVRSQILLLEHLGIHCLHAAVGGSLGGMLAILLATRFPDRVKRIIPLASGFQTTVIQRVQNFEQIVAICNDPDFNNGDYYDGPHPKAGIILARMISHKTFVSLDVLEKRAKQEVLHPDETGQQYELSTPIESYMFYQGKKFAERFDANSYLRIMDVWRSYSLEAVTPKIFQGCEHQQYLVFSIDSDVCFYPEEQFAIVKALEAAEVPVKYITVHSNKGHDSFLLEPELYSPYIRFALTDGCFQPA, encoded by the coding sequence ATGACCATTGGTTCCGTTACCACTCAGTTCTTTCATCTCAACGAACCTTTTACCTTAGAGTCGGGGGAATCCCTCGCAACCCTGACGTTAGCCTACGAGACCTATGGCCTGCTCAATGCGGACGCTAGCAATGCCATTTTGGTGTTTCATGCCTTAACCGGCAGTCAACACGCGGCGGGCGTCAACTTAGCCGTGCCCGGCGTGGCTCCCCTGTGGACGGATGAATGTGTCACCGGCTGGTGGGATGAGTTTATTGGACCGGGTAAAGCGCTCGATACCGACCTGTATTGCGTCATCTGCGTCAACTATCTGGGCAGTTGTTACGGCTCGACGGGGCCACGCTCCATCAATCCGCAAACGGGGAAATCCTACGGCAGCCAGTTCCCCAAAATTAGTGCCGCCGATATTGTCCGCAGTCAGATCTTGCTGCTAGAGCATTTGGGCATTCACTGCTTGCACGCCGCTGTGGGCGGGTCTCTGGGCGGCATGTTGGCGATTCTCCTAGCCACCCGATTTCCCGATCGCGTCAAACGGATCATTCCCCTAGCCTCAGGATTTCAAACCACGGTAATTCAACGGGTGCAGAACTTTGAGCAAATCGTCGCCATTTGCAACGATCCAGATTTTAACAACGGCGATTACTACGATGGCCCCCACCCCAAAGCGGGCATCATCCTCGCTCGGATGATCTCCCATAAAACGTTCGTTTCTCTAGACGTGTTGGAAAAGCGGGCGAAACAAGAGGTGCTGCATCCAGACGAGACGGGCCAACAGTACGAACTCTCGACCCCCATTGAGTCTTACATGTTCTACCAGGGCAAAAAGTTTGCCGAGCGCTTTGATGCCAATAGCTACCTGCGGATTATGGACGTTTGGCGGAGCTACAGCCTGGAAGCAGTAACGCCGAAAATTTTTCAGGGCTGCGAACACCAACAATATTTGGTTTTCAGCATTGACTCGGATGTGTGCTTTTATCCGGAAGAACAGTTTGCGATCGTCAAAGCGCTAGAGGCGGCAGAGGTGCCCGTGAAGTACATTACAGTGCACTCGAACAAGGGGCATGACTCGTTTTTATTAGAACCAGAACTGTACTCACCCTACATTCGCTTTGCGCTGACCGACGGCTGTTTTCAACCGGCTTAG